The following DNA comes from Diorhabda carinulata isolate Delta chromosome 3, icDioCari1.1, whole genome shotgun sequence.
CACTAGATTTTCAATAGAATGGTAACTTGcggcaataaaaatggcaaagaTGCAAATAAGATATCTTGTATGAATTGCATGCTTTTAGTTAACATATATTGTGTCTTGCATTGCAACGACTTTAGACTGGAGTAACTTGCTATTATTTTAGGCACTAGGTAATCAATCAAGTTTAGTCCAAGTGGGTTACCAGTATTAATAATTTCAGGTAGTTAGAAATGGTGATGTATACTTACACATGCTTATTAAGCATGCAAATATATTCGAATCAGACATCAGTAATGATTGCAACTTTGCAGATATGGTATAATAACAAACTTTAAAATAACAGATTTGACTTATAAATGTGGAATTTAAAGAATCTACAGTactaagtaaatatttattagctactattaaaaaaacatcaaatgtGGTAACTTGTGGTGGATACACAActgaaaaatagataaatatttaaaaatctactTACATTTCTTTGGAACTTcgtctaaataaaaatatatgcataACAGATCTACAATTAATCATTGGGATacccaataatatttttttaataagtttagtcagttcataaaaatttcatgtaaattaaaagttaataaacATTACTTTGATTTTTATCACGACATATATCACAAATCATTtccaataaattcaaaaattagtcCAATCTAACAGCGAAAGAAGCTCCACATGAACAACCCTGTTCTGCCAAAggatttttaactattttaaatgAAGATCTTATTAATTCTTCCTCATAATCTACAGTAGATCCTTTAATATAATCTAGAGAAATAGTATCCACAACTATCTTTACACCatctttatgaaatattttatcttcttcAGTAATTTTAGTATCCAGGTCAAATTTGTATTGGAATCCAGAACAACCTCCTCCTTCAACTGATATTCTTAATACTTCATCGTTAGTAGtcgttatttttttcagacgtTTAACACAACGGTCTGTAATATTTAAGTCCagttttatattatctaatggCTTTATATTTGGATTTGATTTTATATTGGTTTTAGTTTGGTCActaaaatgaagtttttgtaCCAATAGTTTTCTAATTAACTTGCTAGTACTTCTTGGAAACATactaataatttcttttaataacaaaaatatcacttttaattTACTTCAACTTTGTAATAAATAGACGAATggaaaatcatattattttaaatataacctCAACAAAAACTAGTTCAATCAACACTTGacagttttcttcttctattgAGTTTGAAGTactttcaatcaaaatataatttcagaCGAAATGATTTCTTttgatttcaacatttttttcagtttttttatgcataaatattttcaattatttgccAAATCCATAGCAGAGGTGCAGCACTATTTAATATATGAAGGGGTAACCAAAGATTATATACTGGATAGATctgccactctgtataaaaattttacgacAAAGTTCGATTCTAACGACATCTCTCGGACTGGCTCCATACctagaaaaaagatttctataatcaaagatttgatcttaggttcatatccatgctaatttcgcaggaaatttgaaaatagctcgagtaattttaaatgctcgaagctagttgtcgcatcaaattgtgaatgaaacaaaagtattatgcaaaatactttcattttgctaaaattttaaattcaaatattgttgtttacaagaaaatattaatacctgaaattaaaatgctgtttaaataaagtattttgtaatattttttggtttcatttacattttatatgACAACCAGGTCCGACcatctaaatttcacaattaaatggtttatataagatataggtaGATGGATCTAAGGAAATTTACCAGGTAAATGTAGAGTTGGCAGTGAAAGTTTTATTGGGGTTtctacaaattggttcaaaatgaatatcacatATTCTATGTGATGATATACTGTATCTGCAAGCATTAAATTGgggttatttattttttgcaaccaaattctgcaaacgtctttattcatagaaaaaaaagtaaaataatgataaaatatcattcaacatatttaaccattaaataaaatgatttcctATACATAATTTAGACGGTTCCGTAGTGTAGCGGTTATCACGTCTGCTTTACACGCAGAAGGTCCCCGGTTCGATCCCGGGCGGAACCACTTTTTTCGTTTTTGAGTAAAGAACAAATAAATTCTGTATTTTCCTCAATACTAAGTTAATATGTGGGCACTATAAGTTACTTACATcgcaaattgaaaaaaaagctgaatttaatttttacaataaaattttatttatcacagttattaataaaaatgtagcGGATTCCGATAGGACTTTTCAAGATGAATAATGTGATTTATTCGACAAttaacttaattattttttgcgaaaatccattttacaattaaaaacactttttttaaaaattaattatagctGGAATGAGAAGTTATGTCGACGCGGCGCGGCGGCGTACGGCTTATTCTCCTCTTGAAAAATTGTACTTCAATCGATTCTTAAGAAGTATCTGTATCTAGCATTTATTAgtttaaaactatgaaaaatggctttaaaaaatgaatagtCAATTTAggcaaaaaatacagaatgatttccaaatgatggggccctcttggacctggggcccggggctatagcccctccaagcccctagcttaatccggccctggcaatgaacaagaaaaaacatttgGCATCCACATCTTCGAAAATcatctttttttaaacaatgaCTGGATTATTAACGAACAGTTTGCAGCTTCCGTTTACTCATCTATTCTGGTTGCTtaataatggaataaaaaaacttcttataacataatttcttttattagtaGTATCtacatgattatttttaaataaataaatataacgaaaaagaaatatcacacaaatgtaaataaaaatatgactaGAGTATTGTAAACATTAAATATATAGTGCAGATAAAAACAGGAGACTGgaacattttgttgaaaaaatcaattgcaAAATTAACTTCGAGTTTGAATAAATGGATCTATGGATATGtgttcaaataatatttttaattataaataggATTTGCACTATATAGTTTCTGAACCCATTGAGTGATTATAGATAGTTGtggtataaatataataaataatatgatgtaaaaaaaactgtgtaaaaatataataaataaatatatgtaaataaaaatttcagtatATACGTTTTAGGTTcaaattacaacaaaataaatataaataataggtatatataaatttaatatcttAAATTACATTATGtcaaatatttatagtataCAAGTATGTAAGTACTTATTTTATATAGGCAACCAACTTTCTCCACTTTGTTGGACAACCAGGTATTATACCCACCTCGGGTTTTTTATCTCTTGACTACTCATATGATTGATAtcaatttaaactaattacatttgataaataaacataaataggAAATATTTAGGAGAAAACTACATAGCAACTCAGTGTACTTATTTTATTCAGTATTGTTGCCTACGCATGATTTTTTGGTTGCTTGAACGTTTTCTAATTTCGTTGTAATTAGAGAATTGTGTATatccaacaaatattttcaaagcaaAATTACTTGATGTTTCCAGGATTATTTTTCCTTGTACTATCCAACTttcattttaactttttatttggttcaatagcaaattttttttgggAGTTCGATATCAGTTTATTCATTGAGGTGATAAAATATTCggtgaataaattttgaaaacaaaaattattgctcGATCTATTTCAATTGAGTCTCTCATATCTTCAAGTGTTGGAACAAGCAGTTacaagtttaaattaatttttgcagtGTCTATCGGAAAACATGAATTTTGAACAGTTATTACCAAATTGACTAAATATGTACATCTTGGAGGAAATTCTTTATGTGTgttttattttaagaataaGTGTGCCGAAATGATATGATATTATAAAGACGCCTATATCCATAAATGGGCACAAGATAGCCATCAGCAGCTGTAACGTAGTTGGATTACCATCAGGGACCAAATTTCTTGATTCAATAGACGCTTTTGTTATTTTAACTTATTCTTTTTATAGAGttctaaaaatatgtaaaataagtACTGACACATTCgcatatatcaaatattaacaatttggAATGTTTATAAGCCAAGTACACCAAATTGTTAATCTTGACTACGGTATTAGAAAATAGTTGGCCAACATAAGAACTTTGATGTAAAATTTCTAACCAATTTGCCACTGTGAAAGGGAGTgcatgtatttttttaaatattttcgattcaCTCTTCAGATAGCTataactcaataaaaatatatattctgtctaaaagtcaaaataatttttaaaataatagtatCAGTTAAATTTGAGTTCATTTGAACGCTGCTATTTTTCGTGGGCTTTGGATCACGTACAGAATTTGTTTTCTTCATATaaatgtaatactcctatatgaaCAGTTTCTATGGAAGTGGGAGGTGTTCCAACTAAGTGAAACAAAAGTGTCTCAAACaagatagaaaatgaatattgtcggcaccgtaacatAGAGACGTTTTTCAAGTGTGAAAGTTACTTTATAGGTTAGAATATCGATGAGTCATtggaaaagttaaaaaatcgtTCTATAGGTATTGTATTGTACCTGAGTGAGAAAACTCTATTAGAAGGAAACCCGAGAGAGGTCAGACACATGAGGAAACAAGAATTAAATGTTTGTATTATTGCACAGATCATTTTAATGCTTTCATTCCTTTCAACCATTAATTTTTAAGTAATCATTTAATCAAATTCAACGATTTTTGTCTACGGtttcataaaaatcgataattaaGATGGGTAAACCAGTCGGGATTGCTGTAGGGGAGGATTTGTTTAAACTTTAGACCAATTTTTTACACTGTCCTATTCTGTTcctcttttatttctttgaacgattaatttaaataccAAGACAGATGTAGTtagaacaaataatatattgaagtttGCAGCAAATTTTGGAAAGTGAGAACTCTTTATTAAACTATAAACCCAAGCTTTCGGGAAAAGTTCTTTCTATCATCAGGGAAACTACAATATAagtgttaaatatatattttgaagttgaCTTACGTTCAATTTAACGATGAATTCCTAAGTATTACCTTAACGAAGTAAACCATAAGATTATGGAGTTAAGGTTCACATTGAATATGTGAATgcacaaattaattttaattacaatataCATATTCAAGGTGAACCTTAACTTCTTAATCTTCTACTATAGTTTACTTCGTTAAGATAAAACCTAGGAATTCATCGTCAAACTGAACGTAAGTCAACttcagaatatatatttaaccGGGGCCGGactaagctaggggcttgggggctATAGCACCGGGCCCCATCATTTgaaaatcattctgtattttttgatgtgttgagaccacaaatctaacgtattgatgttattttgtgaatttttccgggtttccgaattccttaaggggttcccgtcattattttagcccttAGGcattataaatcttaatccggccctgtatTTAACACTTATATTGTAGTTTCCCTGATGATGGAAAGAACTTTTCCCGAAAGCTTGGttttatagtttaataaaaagttttcactTTCCAAAATTTGCTGCAAGCTCCAATATATTGGTTTTAACGATATCGGAGGGGTGTAAtttaatctagataattactaagattttttctaatattatttccAGCTTTATGGTCAtttcttaaaactttttttcaaattttcgatttatttctaagccattatgaaaaaaatccctaatttttttaaattaaattaagttttgttactaataatttttttaattcaatgaattatttaaaaaattccatttttgggGTCTCATATCCTTCCCCACTTTCATTTTGACACCCGTGATACAGTCGAGTTGATTAGCATTTATCAAAACTTTCTATTACATTTGTAGATTAGAAATAAATTCTCTTGttcagaaaatatttccaaatagaacaaaaatagGCAATCGATATGTCTGATTTGACAATTTCTTCTAGTTTCATCTTTTGTATAGGTAATGCCTAATTTTATATAACAGTCTGGCGACTTGGCAGTAAATCAAAAGTTTAATGTCATACACCCTTTTGTTAAAAATCACACTAATAATATCataccaaatataaaaaaaaaaattattgcactTTCTTTATAACCTCCTCCAAACAATCAATTAAACGCTAGGGTGACTTTGACGACCTTACAGGAGAGCTATTTCTCGATTTTGAATGAGAAGATCTTCTGCTGAGTGATCTGCTAGTAGATCGGTGTCTGTAATAAAGACTTTTGCTGCTACAGCTGCTCGcagaagaaggagaagaagGTGAAGCTCTTGTGTAAGGGATTGGTCTCTTTCTTGCACTGTTAGAAATTGTTAGTATACTGTTAGTAACATATTATTAGGCACCACATGCCTTTAGGTTATGTTTTGTTCAAGAAACTAAGTATTCGGTTAGTAAGTGTAATTAgttttatccaaaataaaaatacatatatgtAAAGTTGGATTAACCTACTAGTCATTTGAATTTGAGAAGCAGGCATTGTAAATATGATTAATTCcacttataattattttatccgTTTCTTTTTTGATACGCTTTTAAGATGTATGaagtaaaaaattcattttatgacAACGAAAATGATAGTTCCAATGAAATAGAATTAAAGCTACATGATAACAACGATACGGGGAACTTGCTTTCTTTGTGTGTGAACACTATCGGAggtattaatatacaaaattgtatatttgaattttttgtggCGTAGAAACTAGAGGtcattcttttaaaataatttttattatttgagaaTATAGACCAGCACTTTTAATAAGTAATTTAGTCTCTGAAAGGACATAATAAACTGAGACTAAAGTCAGTCGATCTGTATACAAAGTTAATGAGTGGTAGTTTATTAACAAATGACATTTTCACTAAATCTGTCACTCTAAGTGTTAGTTAAatgatttcttgaaaaaaacaaCCTGTGAGTTTAAGCTGTACAACATTAAAAGCACTAAATTCATGCAACTTACCTTGTTCGTTCTACTAGCACTAAtacaaattaagaaaataaaacaagagaaattaaaacaaaataataaaattaacagaaTTTATTTTACACAATATTATCTACtatgtattaaaaaacattttaaacttGAATCTTAATACACCAATAAATACAATCTAACACAAAATTGCCTCAAAACTCCAAACTACCTGtgtctgaaataaaaaaagaaacagaaaatataaaaaaaaagcaaagtaaataaattactAGTAAACATTTAGGAATTCTTTAAggattgttaatattatttgtaaaactTCTCTCACATAATAATTTCCTGTTTAAAATTAGGCAACATTGTACGAATGTAACCCATACAACCTCTTGTGTGTAAACTATCTCACCATTTCTGACGGGAACTATTAGAAGCTGTTAATCATATAGTCCCAAATAAGTGATCCCCGTATTTGGGACTAGACATTGGAAGTTTCATTaatgtattaaattatttacttttattttgtattgatgtgaCGGTAGTCGGATTATGggaacaaaatttaattatatcattACCTTAATTATCAAATAGTTTCTTCCAAAATAGTGAGTTTTTCACTTGTGTATGTTAGCCCAGAGATGCattacaatcaaaacaaaaacttttcttcttcttttattataatatttataattatagtaCAACAGGTAACCTATGAGAATTAAAGCAGATAGTTATGGCACAAATTTAAGGCACAAAAtagaaacataataaaaaaaggtattAATTAAATGCAGAAAAAGTTTTGCTACATTGCAGTACTGGTAGCTTGTAACCAAGTGACTTCATTcgcaaaaatcgattttgattttttattgtcatCCTTTGGTAGGCTTCTAAACCTGGGAATGCTTGAaacagaagacgaagatctctggaatTAATgaatcagctgtaaacactggggtctccagtatcgcagcaagaaaagaggacacaatagatcctttggaaTTCCAAAATCCATATATACATACATGGTAGGCTTGTTTTCTTTGCCTATTACCAGTTTCCCAAAATCGTGctaattaatttcttttcaatCTCTTTAAAAATGTACTTCACGAAAAACTACGCATCAACAAAATGTTTTCACTAGTAACATTTTTATGGTTCAAATGAAATACTTATCATTAAAACGGagcaattaataatattaacaaataaacttATGAATCAAACTTTTTATGGCTTCAGAGATTCAGACAATTTAAAGAATTCCATGTTTTGTTAATGAAACATTGGTGATTGTAATACTATAAAGCTACCTGGTTATCCGTCTTCTGTCTAAAAAGCTGGGAGACCCATGCCTCCTGGGTATAGAAGGTGATCTAGATCTTGTAGTACTACTTGATGTTGAACTAGAAGAACTATATCCACTTCTTGATCGAGAATACGATCTTGATCTAGACCTCGACTGCGATTTACTTGAATCCGACGACGATCTACTAAGTCTATCTTTTGAACTGTAAATAAAAGATGTTATTGTTGTTTGATAATTAAGGATCAGAGAAAAAGTGGATTTCAAATACTAACCTCGAGGAAGATTCGGAAGAACTTCTGGATCTCGATTTAGATTTACTcttactatttttttctctagaAAACGAGCTCTTCGATCTCGATCTGGTCTTGCTCCTTGGcctatgtttttttatattaaaatcgtCCTTATCTATTGATGTAGGACTAATTTCTTTTCCGTTTCTTAGAGGTAAAACTTTGATATCAAAAAAGTCAGCTTCTATGTGTCGTTTAACAATTGGTCTTGGACTTGggggtttttcttttttcctttcTAGACTTTCTTTTGCTTTAGCTGCCAGATCGGATTTTAAAAGTCTCAAGTATCTGAATTCTTTATCGtctacttcttcttctttttcaagtTCATTATCTGATGGATCGGCTTCGCTTGAAGATGCTCTTAACCTCACAACTGGCAGAGGTTTTTTCGGCTTTGACTTCTcggaagatttttttttattctaaaaatttaatatacaaaaacatagaaaaatacaCTGATAAGAAAAATGGAATCTTTTACTTGAATTTGTagtaaaaagttaaaaaataaagcCAAAATATGATGggtattaatcaaaatatgatgaaaagagagtttagaaaaaatttgaaaatataacattttgaaatgtgACGAAACGTTCAAGCTGTCCTTGAAATGTagatacttttttaataaagtaatttaattatagagaaaagaataaaataatcttcAGTTATGGTTATCAAAACGTGCGTCAgagagtgtaattgtgagtgtagtGATAGAGTAAGTAAACACTGTTTCAGTAAGTAACAGTTCAAGAAATTTCGGTATACTCACCTGTTCACGAACCTTTTCCTTGGTCACCTCAGGTGTCACAGACTTCTTAGGGAGATTTTTAGGAGAAGCAGATGTCAGTTTAGTAACATTTACATCTACATTTCGTTCGTGACTCTTACTTCTAGATCTGGTTCTACCAATTTTAGGTGAATATGTGTTATTTTTTGAGTATTTGTTAGAACGTTTTGAGTCTTCTTTGATTAAATCCACACTTTTATGAGACGATGATGGGATGTCAGTACTTTTTTGATTACTTACTAAAGTTGACAGTCTTTCTTTTGATACTACTTCTCTGGTTTGTCTTTTTGGGGAAAGCTTGGATTCTGGTGAATCACTATGTCGTTTCAAACTTGGACTAAGTTTAGATCGAGTTTGACTATGTTTTGGTGACCTGCTTCGTGAAGGAGACGGGTTCCTATCATATCtgtaaataaaacagaaaatttaactGAAATACCAAACGAAgggaatgaaaatattttgagaaatacctgatattttaaactgatttatgaagaaaaatatataaaaagatctaAGAAGAGAAAAATTAAAGAAGTATATAGATTTAACGTGAATATACATTTCccacaaaatgaaattttctaattaCCTTTCACtccttttcaatttcttttccaTTGATTTCGATTTACTTTTATCCCGTGACTGATGTTTTGTTGATTTCTTCATGGAACTATCTACTTTATCTTTAGATACAGATCTAGAATTTCTTCCataagttttttccattgaatgCGATTTATCTGCCTTCTTCGATCGTTCCTTAGATAAAGATTTACTTCTTCCTCGTTTTTTTGTAGAATCTGCTAGTAAATGTATTACTTTTAATAGATCAATTAAGTAAGACTACGAAATACAATAGACcagggtcgataatttttgaaaccaaaaaaaattatagtaggATGAGACGTATTAGAATAGTCAGAgaatataaaaagaatgaagggaaaaataaatgaaaaaaagaaaccTTTTTTACCTTCAAAACCTTACCCCCACCGACTTTCCGAActtgtaattcattttattattttcgatggCTTCTGCCTTAGTTTACAAGTCAAGgaatgaaaaatgaagataGTATTCAATATTATGTGTATGTTAGCGACTGGAAGAGATTAAAGTTTACCTTTGACTTTTGAACGAGTTCTAAAAACTGTACTTAAGTTAGTAGGTTTCTTAACTCTAGTCAGAAGTGCAAATACTAATTTACCCCAACTTTGGACGGTTTTGTGctatataaaagaaaaagactGCTGACGGTTAACAAAGCTGTGTTGAAAGGAGCTTTCTGATGTCTTGGTTAACTGGATAAGAACTGAGGTGAGTAAATCTCTATTCTCTATTGTTCTTTTTTAGATTTCAAGATATTTTGGGGTAAATTGTTCAATCGTAAAGCTTAACTCTTCTCATAGGAGCTATCTTACTTAGAGATCCATAATACCGGATTGTACAGTATGTTTTTTAAAGtgaataatgagaaaataatcaaattcataAGTAGATAATTATAGttgttgatttttcaaaaaatatttcaaaattcaagtttACCTAATTTCAGCTTTCTAGCCATTTCCACATACTCCTCTTcgtatttttgcttttttcttgCAATGTCATCCAAACCATCTTCATCttcagaaacaatttttttactatgCTGGTCTGTCGAATCGTGCTTTGATTTTTTTCGGTGTGTTTCTGGagattttgatttcttttttttagatTCTTCAATAGAACGATCTTTCCTCTTCCTATTATCTACCGACTCATCGCCAGCTTTAcgtttgtgatatttttctgATGAGCTGGATCGTGACTTtcttgatttatatttagaacTAGATTTACTAGcttttgaggtcgattgacTTCTAGATCTTTCAACGTGATTTGAATTAGATTTTCTCGATCTTCGAGATTCGGATTGTTTTAGCCTAGATAAAGATCTATCGTCTTCTGACGGGGATCGTCGAGACCGTGATGACGATTTCTTCGATTTGTATCTAAATTCTTGCGACCTGGATTCCTTtctttttctctctctttcaGGTATTTTCATTGTTCTTGATCCAGATCGTCTTTTTCGATCTGCAGATTTGGATCTAGATCTCTTTTTTCGCTGAGATCTAGATCTAGACCTTTTCTTTTCCGTTGATttaggtttttctttttgtagTGGAGATCGAGATCGCTTTCTTCTTTCTATAGAACTTCTCCGTTTTTCTTTGGActttgatctttttttttcaatagatctTGAATgtcttcttttttcttcgtACTTAgtagatttttcatatttttcgtcCCTAGTGTTCTTTCCACCGTGcgattttgaagattttttcagTGATCCATGAGAATGGgatctttctttttttgaattgaGTGATCTAATTGGCGACGAACCTCTCTTATCTTTGCTACGTGATCGATGTTTCGAATCATTTTTAGGTTTGTCAAGTTTTGCTATCTTTGTATTGTTCAGTGAGCTACAACATAAAAAATGGGCATTATATAGACATCATCTTAAatttaattgtatataaaaatgttagACAAACAAAAAACTTGCCTATCTCGAGAACTATCTTCAGATGAGTGTCTTCTCTTTTTTGAAGATTTCTTCTTCTgcgaatataataaaaaaatttacattaaaaa
Coding sequences within:
- the LOC130891809 gene encoding micronuclear linker histone polyprotein isoform X8, translating into MSQQEMTYYGSIVGQSSKNPHNPNNKRQAKKKWKKNRFGTNKFFYYDLYARKKQNANRNHFSLDEKTIFERLWKGAILQSFQERAPFNGNLQKEGCCCHCKCDVAGGARHANNGPQLRIGGSGKTMRSVVSVTETHQVAEAQQEKNARLREAFGISEYFVDGSSFDPDRQAKEKLAKSVALQEKERQKALDREKQRELEKSQAQRYELVHTPSPEPDEEEMDENEDKDKSVKKKKKKTRDSPTVEDGKKKKKRKSKKKERSVKSKDKKKKKKSKKGDSSEETNSEDDSDDESSTDDDRKRKKIRKKEKKKSSKKRRHSSEDSSRDSSLNNTKIAKLDKPKNDSKHRSRSKDKRGSSPIRSLNSKKERSHSHGSLKKSSKSHGGKNTRDEKYEKSTKYEEKRRHSRSIEKKRSKSKEKRRSSIERRKRSRSPLQKEKPKSTEKKRSRSRSQRKKRSRSKSADRKRRSGSRTMKIPERERKRKESRSQEFRYKSKKSSSRSRRSPSEDDRSLSRLKQSESRRSRKSNSNHVERSRSQSTSKASKSSSKYKSRKSRSSSSEKYHKRKAGDESVDNRKRKDRSIEESKKKKSKSPETHRKKSKHDSTDQHSKKIVSEDEDGLDDIARKKQKYEEEYVEMARKLKLDSTKKRGRSKSLSKERSKKADKSHSMEKTYGRNSRSVSKDKVDSSMKKSTKHQSRDKSKSKSMEKKLKRSERYDRNPSPSRSRSPKHSQTRSKLSPSLKRHSDSPESKLSPKRQTREVVSKERLSTLVSNQKSTDIPSSSHKSVDLIKEDSKRSNKYSKNNTYSPKIGRTRSRSKSHERNVDVNVTKLTSASPKNLPKKSVTPEVTKEKVREQNKKKSSEKSKPKKPLPVVRLRASSSEADPSDNELEKEEEVDDKEFRYLRLLKSDLAAKAKESLERKKEKPPSPRPIVKRHIEADFFDIKVLPLRNGKEISPTSIDKDDFNIKKHRPRSKTRSRSKSSFSREKNSKSKSKSRSRSSSESSSSSKDRLSRSSSDSSKSQSRSRSRSYSRSRSGYSSSSSTSSSTTRSRSPSIPRRHGSPSFLDRRRITRHR
- the LOC130891809 gene encoding serine/arginine repetitive matrix protein 2 isoform X11, coding for MYNGIGLPTPRGSGTNGHVQRNWALVRTKEKDKMYKTEQELATLDAASNKQPNKEILDHERKRNIELKCAEFADILEEQGFTEEAITNKVNNYRNMLMGQGAKLQTPLDEWGRPSVTETHQVAEAQQEKNARLREAFGISEYFVDGSSFDPDRQAKEKLAKSVALQEKERQKALDREKQRELEKSQAQRYELVHTPSPEPDEEEMDENEDKDKSVKKKKKKTRDRSVKSKDKKKKKKSKKGDSSEETNSEDDSDDESSTDDDRKRKKIRKKEKKKSSKKRRHSSEDSSRDSSLNNTKIAKLDKPKNDSKHRSRSKDKRGSSPIRSLNSKKERSHSHGSLKKSSKSHGGKNTRDEKYEKSTKYEEKRRHSRSIEKKRSKSKEKRRSSIERRKRSRSPLQKEKPKSTEKKRSRSRSQRKKRSRSKSADRKRRSGSRTMKIPERERKRKESRSQEFRYKSKKSSSRSRRSPSEDDRSLSRLKQSESRRSRKSNSNHVERSRSQSTSKASKSSSKYKSRKSRSSSSEKYHKRKAGDESVDNRKRKDRSIEESKKKKSKSPETHRKKSKHDSTDQHSKKIVSEDEDGLDDIARKKQKYEEEYVEMARKLKLDSTKKRGRSKSLSKERSKKADKSHSMEKTYGRNSRSVSKDKVDSSMKKSTKHQSRDKSKSKSMEKKLKRSERYDRNPSPSRSRSPKHSQTRSKLSPSLKRHSDSPESKLSPKRQTREVVSKERLSTLVSNQKSTDIPSSSHKSVDLIKEDSKRSNKYSKNNTYSPKIGRTRSRSKSHERNVDVNVTKLTSASPKNLPKKSVTPEVTKEKVREQNKKKSSEKSKPKKPLPVVRLRASSSEADPSDNELEKEEEVDDKEFRYLRLLKSDLAAKAKESLERKKEKPPSPRPIVKRHIEADFFDIKVLPLRNGKEISPTSIDKDDFNIKKHRPRSKTRSRSKSSFSREKNSKSKSKSRSRSSSESSSSSKDRLSRSSSDSSKSQSRSRSRSYSRSRSGYSSSSSTSSSTTRSRSPSIPRRHGSPSFLDRRRITRHR
- the LOC130891809 gene encoding serine/arginine repetitive matrix protein 2 isoform X10; this translates as MYNGIGLPTPRGSGTNGHVQRNWALVRTKEKDKMYKTEQELATLDAASNKQPNKEILDHERKRNIELKCAEFADILEEQGFTEEAITNKVNNYRNMLMGQGAKLQTPLDEWGRPSVTETHQVAEAQQEKNARLREAFGISEYFVDGSSFDPDRQAKEKLAKSVALQEKERQKALDREKQRELEKSQAQRYELVHTPSPEPDEEEMDENEDKDKSVKKKKKKTRDSPTVEDGKKKKKRKSKKKERSVKSKDKKKKKKSKKGDSSEETNSEDDSDDESSTDDDRKRKKIRKKEKKKSSKKRRHSSEDSSRDSSLNNTKIAKLDKPKNDSKHRSRSKDKRGSSPIRSLNSKKERSHSHGSLKKSSKSHGGKNTRDEKYEKSTKYEEKRRHSRSIEKKRSKSKEKRRSSIERRKRSRSPLQKEKPKSTEKKRSRSRSQRKKRSRSKSADRKRRSGSRTMKIPERERKRKESRSQEFRYKSKKSSSRSRRSPSEDDRSLSRLKQSESRRSRKSNSNHVERSRSQSTSKASKSSSKYKSRKSRSSSSEKYHKRKAGDESVDNRKRKDRSIEESKKKKSKSPETHRKKSKHDSTDQHSKKIVSEDEDGLDDIARKKQKYEEEYVEMARKLKLDSTKKRGRSKSLSKERSKKADKSHSMEKTYGRNSRSVSKDKVDSSMKKSTKHQSRDKSKSKSMEKKLKRSERYDRNPSPSRSRSPKHSQTRSKLSPSLKRHSDSPESKLSPKRQTREVVSKERLSTLVSNQKSTDIPSSSHKSVDLIKEDSKRSNKYSKNNTYSPKIGRTRSRSKSHERNVDVNVTKLTSASPKNLPKKSVTPEVTKEKVREQNKKKSSEKSKPKKPLPVVRLRASSSEADPSDNELEKEEEVDDKEFRYLRLLKSDLAAKAKESLERKKEKPPSPRPIVKRHIEADFFDIKVLPLRNGKEISPTSIDKDDFNIKKHRPRSKTRSRSKSSFSREKNSKSKSKSRSRSSSESSSSSKDRLSRSSSDSSKSQSRSRSRSYSRSRSGYSSSSSTSSSTTRSRSPSIPRRHGSPSFLDRRRITRHR